The Tachysurus fulvidraco isolate hzauxx_2018 chromosome 26, HZAU_PFXX_2.0, whole genome shotgun sequence genome segment TCGCACTCTCTTATTCTGGGTTAGTTCATGCTTTTCCACTACAAAaggacatttatatttattgcagtgatgatgatatttattattgatgatatttattattgtgtaaaTCCTGATTGCCTTGATATGCTTCACCCCCACCttggattttgtttatttctttatctattttttactttttccaatTATATTGATTTGTGGATTGTGTTTTCGAATGTGCTTGCTGTactgttattaaaatattatcatTCAAAAAAATGATTTATCTAGGTTTCATTttgagatgaaaaaagaaataataatggatgaataaaacactttagggATATTAGACAAAAAATTTAGGaggattagaaaaaaaaacagctattcTGAAAATCCAAAAAAGACGGGAGACAGGAGAGGGGTGGtggtgtttaaattaaatagtgAAACATAAAGGATTAAATAGTGTCTAATATCATTTAAAGTAAATTACCATCCAAAAGTGTAACATAGTCATTATATTTACTTACTCCTATAATgtgcagaacaaaagaagagaaggGAAAAACATCATTAGTAAACAACAGCAGAATATAAAATAGTGTCACTTTCAGTACTATTCTGTAATATTGTCTATTGGAGTTTatgtacagaataaaaacattaaaatctaTTTAGACTAAAGagagaaattttatattaatatactatCAATAAAAAACACTTTAGATTTATAGACCTCTAAAGAGAGATTTCTCTTTTAGACCCTTTAATACTTACCTGATACTTCAGACTTAAAAATGGAACTccactgaaatataaaaaaaaatctttttaataacTTTCTAGTACATTTTCTGTGCTCTGTATTAAAATTTAATCTGATAAGCAAATAATCTATGCAGGGTACCTATGACTACCATCACTGAAAAGATTTGAGGAAATTTGAAGTATAAACCTACCCATGATGAACGACCTGTTtaaaacatcagaaagaaaCATGATATTAAGATGACATCATGGAGAAAACACTTTTGTTAGGTTTGTAGATGGTGCAAAtacatcagtttaaaaaaaggaaaacactgaATGTTAGAATACATCTAAAATACTGTTTTGTGAAACAGAAACCCAGTGAGTTTATCAGACAGTTAACTGGCTTATGATGACTGACAAAATCCTCTGACTGAATGGTCATATCCCAAAACATTAAAcactataaaacaaaatatttaatagaaataaatatatatttatattcagaaATGACAGTCTTTAAACCTTTGTATATCTAACTTACTTGCCATCTTTATCTTCCTGTAGTTTCAGActaaaaggagagagaaagagagagagagagagagagagagagagagagagagagagagagagagagagattcagtgtcatcgtctttctctttctatgtcaTGTAGGTAATCAAGTCCAATATCatagaatatttaaatatattatttaacagcTCTTTACTCACTTCTTTATCTGCTGCTTAGAAGCAACAACACAACAAGCTGAACTGTTTCACTTTCACCTTCACTGGTCTCAATTCCTCTTCTAATCTGCCTCTCTAAACACAAGCCTGTAGGCAGGGGGGGTTCGGGTTTTTCCCCTTCATTGCCAATGGTCCAgaatttaaattctttttttcatgtgattattgtcatcattgttttaatcaatgcttgTGACAAATATCCTGGGTTGCTGTTTCAAATTAATGATACATTATATCTGGACGACTGTgtcgcgcgtgcgtgtgtgtgtcgcgcGTGCAGCTCAGAGAGAGTTCTTGCAATACACTttccatatatattttatttaaaaggattTCTATATTCTATCCACTCAATAGTCTACAATATAATATCCATAAACGTAGcgtaattataaaaaaaacatagtggGATATTCAGTGATATTGGCTGTGCAATATCGACTTTTGTGATTGGCCAATACCGGCAGACTGGAGCCAATGCAAATGCTTCTTTCCTTCGGTGCGCGTCTTTATTCCTCTGAGAACTTCAAAGCGGACTGCTTGAGGTAAATTATCTGGAATGATTAGTATATTATTATCCGGAGACTGAacacattcatgcattcatcCCTGGCACTCATCCATACACACTATGACATGGCAGTCAACCTGGATGAAGCTGTGAACATATTCTCCAAATTGCACCCAAGAATGTTGGAATTGACCAGTGTACTAAATCCATAAgtgtcaagacaaatacagcaacaagcaaagagGCATTGACTCTAGAGGCATTAAGAGTCATTAAATCTattctgttgttagtgtggtctttaaacttatgaactgtgtatggactgacaaaggtggtacatgaggaagcaatttgacaacaatgcagtaaataatttaggtgcaTCAAAAAGCGTTCTCgttaagataccagcagacaagctGATCTAGCCcaaattagtgcataaaaggtcaccaaaatgaagtatttgaaGCCCCTCCACCATTGCTTTCAggtaaatgtttttcttctatGGTAGATGCTCTTCCTCATAGATGTGCAAATTCTGCCCCATTGTGGATGAACTAAGTAAAGTCAGTATTATGCTCTAACACTGCAGTGACTGTAAGATTTCAGTTTTCCCCCCAAATCTGTTGTGAACACAAAAGCAACCAGGAACACTGCAGTGCTTTCACTTTGTTATTCCACACCCAGTGTTACTCCCCTCGAGTTGAATAAAAGGCTCAGGTCGTTCTTGGTTTcaacagacatttattttggaCAAGTCTTCATGTCTTGTAGCCTTATGCTCCAATAATGACAAAAATGCCGTCAGAACTATGgaaggacatacagtacataacttaaataaagtgcacattCAACAAGTGAGAAAATACACTTAAATTGGCTAATTACATAAAGCaattaacaacaaacacatacGTCATTGGCCTCTCTAACTCAAGAGGAATAAACTTGAGGGTTAAcagattcttcttctttaaacaaAGAACAATAATATATGAATTTCTTAGTACTTCTTTCAAGAGTAACTTGTACTGACATTACCAGCGCATACCTCGTGCGGCCCCCCGGAAGTGATAGCAAAAATCAAATAATTCCCCAGTGAAACAAAATTGTATGTTCCCTTTCACCTTTCTATGGCTTTAActaataacaaaaaattaacaaaaatatattgctgttttATCCTAATTATTATGTgaacattttaaccatttatttccTTAAAACTGTAAAGTGCATACATTACAAACTGAATATTCAACTTGGCTAGTATCTTACATGAATATAACTATTATAAAGTGCAAGCCAGTATCCAAATTAATTAGTAAGTGTGACTCTACAAACCCCACAGATTCTTGCCaatggtgtatatatatatatatatatatatattgtctgtTACTACAGAATCAATAATGTATAGGAATCTTCTGTGATAGAAAATTCTTCTGTTAAAAAGTTGTCATTTTACAGCAGTACAAGATCAATACATGTGGATTGTTGGTGGTACATGAGGCTCTCTTATTCTGTCTCAATATGTCAATGTCATGTCCACACTATAGTTTGTCCTCCCACTAACACCATTGGCAAGAATCTGTGGGGTTTGTAGAGTCACACTTACTAATTAATTTGGATACTGGCTTGCATTTTATAATAGTTATATTCTTGTAAGATACTAGCCAAGTTGAATGAAATAGCTACTGTGGCATTAATAAACAAGTAACTTAAAGTAACTACTTTGTTTTGCTTTAGAGAGTGATTATTTACGTACCTAACtggcaaatatgcaaattaattaACTGAAATAATTTAGAATTGATTTCTGTTTAAACATATTGCTGAATATGTTAGGTGAGAAATTTTTGGGTTTGGGATTAGGCAATGACGTATTGAATTGATATGACAgcaacattatattattattattattattattattattattattattattattattattattattattattattattattattttatttatttattttttaaagttgtATGACTTACTTTCTTAGGCTCCTGTTTGTCGTTTTTCTGTGGAGTGGAATATGATGCATGTTAATGAGGCATATAAAGCATAGTGCACTTACAGTAGGAACTCTATAAGGATTATTGATAAGCTCACTGAACAATAAACAGTCTCTTACTGCCCACAGAGTttactatttatataaaactcagtaataaactattaaaatacAAGTCTTCTTGATTGGATCAAAGAACACTGTTTTAATGgaaatatgaacatttttgcataatgaaaatgatatatttttaaacaattctctaccttctgttgttgtttcttaGGTTCTAATGTCTTTACATTAACGCAGGGCAAAGAGACAGAAAACCCACTGTACATCAGGATACATACCACAAACCTAAGCCACTCTGCAACCTTTTTTATTGCTTCGTCATTCATGGGGCACGAGAGCAGTCCCTCATCCTCACTGAACAGACAGTCAACAACGAAGGTCTTTTCTCTGGTCACAGTTCTGCTGCTGTCTGGTGTAATGAGCTCTCGATCAGATGTGTGATGGAGCACCACTAGTGCGATGTATTtgtctgtaaacatttttttaaagaatatagtctttctttttgtatatatatatatatatatatatatatatatatatatatatatatatatatatatatatatatatatttgtaacaAACCTCCAAAGCTGTTAAGTTTTTGCAGTGCAGCCTCGATATCAGTTCCAGCTCGTGAAACATATGGAACATAATATAGAATTGCTTTACACTTCTCCTCTGTAGACATCTCCatagattttcttatttttttaagttctttTGTGAACTGTTCACAAGGTGCTTGTAACTTTGCAGGAATGACTTCACAGCATTTAACTGTTTTAGAGAAGCACAAAACAATAGATTAAATAAAGCAACACATActgaatgtttgtgtatatttgtactCTGTTCTTTGACTCTGTttctaaaatttattttatttaaaatggcactTATcaggagaaaaatgaaaaaactgaAACATAAGTGAAAACTCATTTCACTATTTCATTATTAGgcttacaaaaaataaagacgGAGCTTTTGTTCTCAATCACCATGTTATAGTTAAGTGCAGCAacatggtgtgtttgtgcttaCAGCTTTAAGCTGGAATGGTTAAGCTGAATGTACCTGTAGTGTGGTGAGCAATTTCAGGAAGTGTTGAGGAAATCTGGTAAATAACATGATCAGTAGTAGCCCGATTTACAATCAATCAAAGATAGACAAACTACATCATCCTGATACATCTCAGAACATGCAAAATGTGATTTAATAGATACGtaaaattagaatattaggTGATTTTAGATGTTAACAACATCCTCGAAAATATACCTTTAATCAATATTTGACAGTGACTtagaatatatacaaaaatgaaaatatatacaacatttgtcaaaTCCAGATTGACATACAATTTATCTCTTTACTGTgtttcagtgcaaaaaaaatgataatcgTACCTTTTTTCTTTAGCTGTGAATGAGACTAGAAAGAAATAATAGCATGAGAAATAGACGTCAAGAAAGTCATTCAAATCCGATTATTTTCGACTAAAGTAGAGAAGCAAAATTCTTATCAAAGCTAACAGTTGTACATTCTGCACAAGTTCATGCACAATGACCATAAAAATCAATAGTTTTTAGACACACATTTTTAGCTGttactgtttctctttctctatttttcttttaacttctgtttttttttccaccagttCATCTTTTacctgaaaaaaatgtgtgcCCTTGTGTTCCAGGGTCTCATCCTTCATCTCCAGTTTTTGTCTAATTTCAGCCagaagtctgtctttctcttcaagctgttgttttttttctgctaactCAGATTTCTGTTGCTTCACTACAGTGATCATGTCCTGTAGCTCCTGTTCCAGTGTGTACAGTTTATTTGTACTGGTTTCCAGTTCTTTCCCCACACTCACCAGTTGTCTGTCTTTGTCCTTCAATTGTGTCTGATACTTTTCTATCATCATATTTGATTTTCTCAATTCTTCTCTTACTTCACTGAgctgtttctccttctcttccagTGTCTTGTCCTTcttctgaagtgtttgtgtattttctgttaGAAGACTCTCTTTGTTTtcaagctgttgttttttttctgctaactCAGATTTCTGTTGCTCCACTACAATCATCATGTCCTGTAGTTGTCTCTGCTTGTCCTGCAGCTCCTGTCCCAGTGTGTCCAGTTTATTTGTACTGGTTTCCAGCTCTTTATCTGTGTTCTTCAGCtgtgtttctttctccttcagcagtttgttcagattctctagttgtgtgtttttctcctccACGTGTCTCTGACTGTCTTCTAACGCCTTAATTGTTTTGTCCAGTTCAGCTCTTGTCTGTTTGAgctgtttctccttctcttccagTATCTTGTCCTTctcctgaagtgtttgtgtattttctgtcagaggttctttatttgtctttaaattCTGTCTCATTATTTTTTCCTGACTCTCATTTCTTTGCTCCATGTCCTCCACATTGTCAGTGTCGATGTGTTCTGGGTTCAGTTGTTGGTTTCTCTCAGGTTGAGAATTTTCGCTTTCCTCTGAATCATTAGTTGTTTGATCTGGTTTCATATTTGTACCTTCAAGTCCTGTAACTTCCTTTTCAATGCAACTTGTACTGTTTCTGGGTCCTATgcaaaacacacgcacacacacacacatacacacacacacacacacacacacacacacacacacacacacacacacacacacacacacacacacacacacacacacacacacattgactgattaattattttttttacattactatcttaagcaaaaaaaaaagaatctgtcACACTCACCTGACCTTTCACCTTCCTTTTGCCTTTCCatgtttttacagtttatatattCCTTCTGTTAAAAAGCAGAAGACgttcatttacaaataattttatatgtTGGTAAATTATACACACTTTAGAGCAGCTCTGCTGACAGATTAATAACGTGCTCTTGTGTATGTAAGgaaacaatatattattattattattattattattattattattatttttacttatttatttatttatttatttatttatttatttatttatttatttatttatttatttatttatttatttatttttattaaaatcttatGTAAGTCCCGATTTTAAAATCCTATGTAAGTATTTATCtactcagtatttttttttttaccaagcttaaattaaataaaaaataccagaTATTGTGAAGTTTTGTCCAGTGAGTCATTATTCTTCAGACACTGCAGTAATCCTGTATCTTCATAGAACAGACAGTCGACTGCGATCATATTCTTTCTGTTTACACATTTGATGCTGTCTGGAACAACACACTCTGTATTAAATGTGTGATGGAGCACCACCAGGACTACAGGTTTGGTGTCTGTAAAAACATCCACacaacttgttcactatatGCAAAAGTCATTCGGCAAacataatgcattattttagaaaacattttCTGAGTACCTGAAAAATTGTGTAGACGTTTCTTTGCTGCTTCAATGTCAATTCCAGCTCGTGTCACAATCGGACAGAAACCCAGAATGAAATCACACTCATCCTCTGTATTCACCTCCTTCAGGTGAACTTGTTGGTTAAGACGATCTATAAAGTCCTTGTGGgaattcagtgtttttccagataaaatcagcttaaactttaaatctgtgaacaaacattaaaaaaatatgtattttttattacttattaaagtaatatttaaaagattaaagattatatttaaaagattaaaggttatatttataccacaattatttttactcactcattttctaccgctttatccgaactacctcgggtcacgaacaattatttttatatactataAAAACTACAGTTTTTATGAATtcctacatttaaataatgttcaCTGGTCCACGATCCaagatgtttattaaaatgctCAGTCAAGAAGCTTCCAAATAGGAACGTTATGTATAAATGTTCATATTAAAAGGAAAAGTTGGAGAGGATTTCTTTGCTGACAGAGTAGGAGTAAAAGAAAGATGTTGTGCTAAcaacatatgcaaataaaattcagGCTAATCTAATTAAGTATAAACCTTTCCAGCAAACAAAATtgcacatgattttttttttttttttggccaaagAACAGTTCAAAGGATCAATGTTGTGTCTGTTCTCACTGAATATTCGGGATTTTCTTATACTCACTTGACATTTCAGTCCTTAATGCAGATGCACCCTGTGGGAACAAATTACACACCCTGTGGTTTTCACACTGTCCAAGATAATCTCAATTAAATAAAGTCTATAACAGGCTGTAACAGTGTTTCTTCATCTAAGAATATAGTTAGATTATAATTGAGTTTGTCTAAAACTAGAAAATCAGAATAAGTGGCTTATGTCATCAATCAAATTCATCTGGACTTGTGAACAAAAAGGaaatcacacaaacagaaataagCCCTCAGTGTAATAGCTCTGTGAATAAGTGGATGTTTCCTCTTCCCATCAGCAGAGGTCGCACTCTCTTATTCTGGGTTAGTTCATGCTTTTCCTCTACAAAaggacatttatatttattgcagtGCCTTgatgatatttattattgtgtaaaTCCTGATTGCCTTGATATGCTTTACCCCCAGCTTGTTAATtagagtttatatatttatattagaaataCTCTATTTTTTGAAACCTTGGGGTTAATCAGCatttgagagagaaaaaatataattaattaataaaacattatataaaaaaattaggagaattagaaaaataaaacagcttttGTGTTAATCCATAATGGCTTTTACTTTATTATGGCATTTACGTTAGAATACTCCAGAAAATTATTGGGGGAAAAGAACTGAACTGTAAACGATATGAGGAAAACCACAAGATGGCGcagtttttgctgttttttctaCATTCATGGCCTGGTCTGAAGACACACTTCAAGTTTCATGATGATACATAGATGCCTTGCTGGGATGCAAACTCATACCCTTTTGGcgtgttacaggaaaataactttgaaaaacaaaatactaTTTGATTAATAGGTTTTCACTGGTTAGAATAATTAGGCAAGGCCTTTAAGTGAAATGCTCAGTTAAATATGTATAAGCCTCACTGTTTATAGGATATataacattttctaaaaataaatttggAGTTAAAATGAGTTTGTTCATATTAATGTTTGAAtagtatgtaaaataaaaaatgtcatctACTTACCCCTGTAATAATGTGCAGAACAAAAGAAGGGAACAGATAAACACCATTAGAatgtttaaacaataataactaataaacaaTCAGCCTGTGCACAAACAGGACTCCAAAATCTATTTACATTAtaggtttaaaatgtatattcatATTGTAACAAggaaaaaatgttaattaaatataaataaataaataaataaatcatctgtAGACTTTATAGACTTACAACATGTCTATAGATTTATAACATGTCTATAGAGCTCTATAAAGTGTTTATATCTGCTAGTCTGTCTAATACTCACAGGGCTCTTTATTTTCTCCAAACAAACTCCTCTGTGGAAGTGAATAATATAATGTCAATTTTTCCAGTAAATTTTCTGTTGCTCTCTAATAAACTTTAATCTAATAAGCAATAATAATTTTTGATTACcatcaataaacaaataagcaagTTTATAGTATAAACCTACCCATGAGAAACGACCTGTTtaaaacatcagaaagaaaCATGATATNNNNNNNNNNNNNNNNNNNNNNNNNNNNNNNNNNNNNNNNNNNNNNNNNNNNNNNNNNNNNNNNNNNNNNNNNNNNNNNNNNNNNNNNNNNNNNNNNNNNNNNNNNNNNNNNNNNNNNNNNNNNNNNNNNNNNNNNNNNNNNNNNNNNNNNNNNNNNNNNNNNNNNNNNNNNNNNNNNNNNNNNNNNNNNNNNNNNNNNNNNNNNNNNNNNNNNNNNNNNNNNNNNNNNNNNNNNNNNNNNNNNNNNNNNNNNNNNNNNNNNNNNNNNNNNNNNNNNNNNNNNNNNNNNNNNNNNNNNNNNNNNNNNNNNNNNNNNNNNNNNNNNNNNNNNNNNNNNNNNNNNNNNNNNNNNNNNNNNNNNNNNNNNNNNNNNNNNNNNNNNNNNNNNNNNNNNNNNNNNNNNNNNNNNNNNNNNNNNNNNNNNNNNNNNNNNNNNNNNNNNNNNNNNNNNNNNNNNNNNNNNNNNNNNNNNNNNNNNNNNNNNNNNNNNNNNNNNNNNNCAGTAATAGAGAACA includes the following:
- the LOC125140308 gene encoding coiled-coil domain-containing protein 18-like isoform X5, which encodes MSNLKFKLILSGKTLNSHKDFIDRLNQQVHLKEVNTEDECDFILGFCPIVTRAGIDIEAAKKRLHNFSDTKPVVLVVLHHTFNTECVVPDSIKCVNRKNMIAVDCLFYEDTGLLQCLKNNDSLDKTSQYLKEYINCKNMERQKEGERSGPRNSTSCIEKEVTGLEGTNMKPDQTTNDSEESENSQPERNQQLNPEHIDTDNVEDMEQRNESQEKIMRQNLKTNKEPLTENTQTLQEKDKILEEKEKQLKQTRAELDKTIKALEDSQRHVEEKNTQLENLNKLLKEKETQLKNTDKELETSTNKLDTLGQELQDKDRQLVSVGKELETSTNKLYTLEQELQDMITVVKQQKSELAEKKQQLEEKDRLLAEIRQKLEMKDETLEHKGTHFFQSHSQLKKKVKCCEVIPAKLQAPCEQFTKELKKIRKSMEMSTEEKCKAILYYVPYVSRAGTDIEAALQKLNSFGDKYIALVVLHHTSDRELITPDSSRTVTREKTFVVDCLFSEDEGLLSCPMNDEAIKKVAEWLRFVKNDKQEPKKKKKSEASEENKAITTGQKKNELKEGRLLQQNTQVTGHRSHNGQSCNQ
- the LOC125140308 gene encoding coiled-coil domain-containing protein 18-like isoform X3, encoding MSNLKFKLILSGKTLNSHKDFIDRLNQQVHLKEVNTEDECDFILGFCPIVTRAGIDIEAAKKRLHNFSDTKPVVLVVLHHTFNTECVVPDSIKCVNRKNMIAVDCLFYEDTGLLQCLKNNDSLDKTSQYLKEYINCKNMERQKEGERSGPRNSTSCIEKEVTGLEGTNMKPDQTTNDSEESENSQPERNQQLNPEHIDTDNVEDMEQRNESQEKIMRQNLKTNKEPLTENTQTLQEKDKILEEKEKQLKQTRAELDKTIKALEDSQRHVEEKNTQLENLNKLLKEKETQLKNTDKELETSTNKLDTLGQELQDKQRQLQDMMIVVEQQKSELAEKKQQLENKESLLTENTQTLQKKDKTLEEKEKQLSEVREELRKSNMMIEKYQTQLKDKDRQLVSVGKELETSTNKLYTLEQELQDMITVVKQQKSELAEKKQQLEEKDRLLAEIRQKLEMKDETLEHKGTHFFQLKKKVKCCEVIPAKLQAPCEQFTKELKKIRKSMEMSTEEKCKAILYYVPYVSRAGTDIEAALQKLNSFGDKYIALVVLHHTSDRELITPDSSRTVTREKTFVVDCLFSEDEGLLSCPMNDEAIKKVAEWLRFVKNDKQEPKKKKKSEASEENKAITTGQKKNELKEGRLLQQNTQVTGHRSHNGQSCNQ
- the LOC125140308 gene encoding ERC protein 2-like isoform X2, giving the protein MSNLKFKLILSGKTLNSHKDFIDRLNQQVHLKEVNTEDECDFILGFCPIVTRAGIDIEAAKKRLHNFSDTKPVVLVVLHHTFNTECVVPDSIKCVNRKNMIAVDCLFYEDTGLLQCLKNNDSLDKTSQYLKEYINCKNMERQKEGERSGPRNSTSCIEKEVTGLEGTNMKPDQTTNDSEESENSQPERNQQLNPEHIDTDNVEDMEQRNESQEKIMRQNLKTNKEPLTENTQTLQEKDKILEEKEKQLKQTRAELDKTIKALEDSQRHVEEKNTQLENLNKLLKEKETQLKNTDKELETSTNKLDTLGQELQDKQRQLQDMMIVVEQQKSELAEKKQQLENKESLLTENTQTLQKKDKTLEEKEKQLSEVREELRKSNMMIEKYQTQLKDKDRQLVSVGKELETSTNKLYTLEQELQDMITVVKQQKSELAEKKQQLEEKDRLLAEIRQKLEMKDETLEHKGTHFFQSHSQLKKKVKCCEVIPAKLQAPCEQFRKELKRIRKSMKMSTEDKCKAVLYYVPNVSRAGTDIEAALQKLNSFGDKYIALVVLHHTFDRELITPDSSRTVTRDKTIIVDYLFSEDEGLFSCRKNDEAKKKVAEWLKAVKHDKQNPKKKKKSEASEENKAITTGQKKNELKEGRLLQQNTQVTGHRSHNGQSCNQ
- the LOC125140308 gene encoding coiled-coil domain-containing protein 18-like isoform X4; amino-acid sequence: MSNLKFKLILSGKTLNSHKDFIDRLNQQVHLKEVNTEDECDFILGFCPIVTRAGIDIEAAKKRLHNFSDTKPVVLVVLHHTFNTECVVPDSIKCVNRKNMIAVDCLFYEDTGLLQCLKNNDSLDKTSQYLKEYINCKNMERQKEGERSGPRNSTSCIEKEVTGLEGTNMKPDQTTNDSEESENSQPERNQQLNPEHIDTDNVEDMEQRNESQEKIMRQNLKTNKEPLTENTQTLQEKDKILEEKEKQLKQTRAELDKTIKALEDSQRHVEEKNTQLENLNKLLKEKETQLKNTDKELETSTNKLDTLGQELQDKQRQLQDMMIVVEQQKSELAEKKQQLENKESLLTENTQTLQKKDKTLEEKEKQLSEVREELRKSNMMIEKYQTQLKDKDRQLVSVGKELETSTNKLYTLEQELQDMITVVKQQKSELAEKKQQLEEKDRLLAEIRQKLEMKDETLEHKGTHFFQSHSQLKKKVKCCEVIPAKLQAPCEQFRKELKRIRKSMKMSTEDKCKAVLYYVPNVSRAGTDIEAALQKLNSFGDKYIALVVLHHTFDRELITPDSSRTVTRDKTIIVDYLFSEDEGLFSCRKNDEAKKKVAEWLKAVKKKSEASEENKAITTGQKKNELKEGRLLQQNTQVTGHRSHNGQSCNQ
- the LOC125140308 gene encoding ERC protein 2-like isoform X1, whose translation is MSNLKFKLILSGKTLNSHKDFIDRLNQQVHLKEVNTEDECDFILGFCPIVTRAGIDIEAAKKRLHNFSDTKPVVLVVLHHTFNTECVVPDSIKCVNRKNMIAVDCLFYEDTGLLQCLKNNDSLDKTSQYLKEYINCKNMERQKEGERSGPRNSTSCIEKEVTGLEGTNMKPDQTTNDSEESENSQPERNQQLNPEHIDTDNVEDMEQRNESQEKIMRQNLKTNKEPLTENTQTLQEKDKILEEKEKQLKQTRAELDKTIKALEDSQRHVEEKNTQLENLNKLLKEKETQLKNTDKELETSTNKLDTLGQELQDKQRQLQDMMIVVEQQKSELAEKKQQLENKESLLTENTQTLQKKDKTLEEKEKQLSEVREELRKSNMMIEKYQTQLKDKDRQLVSVGKELETSTNKLYTLEQELQDMITVVKQQKSELAEKKQQLEEKDRLLAEIRQKLEMKDETLEHKGTHFFQSHSQLKKKVKCCEVIPAKLQAPCEQFTKELKKIRKSMEMSTEEKCKAILYYVPYVSRAGTDIEAALQKLNSFGDKYIALVVLHHTSDRELITPDSSRTVTREKTFVVDCLFSEDEGLLSCPMNDEAIKKVAEWLRFVKNDKQEPKKKKKSEASEENKAITTGQKKNELKEGRLLQQNTQVTGHRSHNGQSCNQ